From a region of the Xanthomonas rydalmerensis genome:
- a CDS encoding A24 family peptidase, giving the protein MAFLDQHPGLGFPAAAGLGLLVGSFLNVVILRMPKRMEWQWKRDSREILELPDIYDPPPPGIVVEPSHCPHCKHKLAWFENIPLFSWLALRGKCRYCHAPISPQYPLVELLTSLLVVASVWRFGFGWQGFGAIVFSCFLVALSGIDLRTRLLPDQLTLPLMWLGLIGSMDNLYMPAKPALLGAAVGYFSLWSVWWLFKQITGKEGMGHGDFKLLAAIGAWCGLKGILPTILISSLVGAILGSLWLAAKGRDRATPIPFGPYLAIAGWITFFWGTEIVETYMHWSGLR; this is encoded by the coding sequence ATGGCATTTCTCGATCAACACCCCGGCCTCGGCTTCCCGGCCGCGGCCGGACTTGGCCTGCTGGTGGGCAGCTTCCTCAACGTCGTGATCCTGCGCATGCCCAAGCGCATGGAGTGGCAGTGGAAGCGCGATTCGCGCGAGATCCTTGAGCTGCCGGACATCTACGATCCGCCGCCGCCCGGCATCGTGGTGGAGCCGTCGCACTGCCCGCACTGCAAGCACAAGCTGGCCTGGTTCGAGAACATCCCGCTGTTCAGTTGGCTGGCGCTGCGCGGCAAGTGCCGCTACTGCCATGCGCCGATCTCGCCGCAGTACCCACTGGTGGAACTGCTCACCAGCCTGCTGGTGGTCGCCAGCGTGTGGCGCTTCGGCTTCGGCTGGCAGGGCTTCGGTGCGATCGTGTTCAGTTGTTTCCTGGTGGCGCTGTCCGGCATCGACCTGCGCACCCGCCTGCTGCCGGACCAGTTGACCTTGCCGCTGATGTGGCTCGGCCTGATCGGCAGCATGGACAACCTGTACATGCCGGCCAAACCCGCCCTGCTTGGCGCGGCGGTCGGCTATTTCTCGCTGTGGTCAGTGTGGTGGCTGTTCAAGCAGATCACCGGCAAGGAAGGCATGGGCCATGGCGATTTCAAGCTGCTGGCCGCGATCGGCGCCTGGTGCGGTTTGAAGGGCATCCTGCCGACCATCCTGATCTCCTCCCTGGTCGGTGCGATCCTGGGTTCGCTGTGGCTGGCTGCCAAGGGCCGCGACCGCGCCACGCCGATCCCGTTCGGCCCCTATCTGGCCATCGCCGGCTGGATCACCTTCTTCTGGGGCACGGAGATCGTGGAGACCTACATGCACTGGTCTGGACTGCGCTGA
- a CDS encoding type II secretion system F family protein, protein MSATRSAVKKEPVARSTSQQVPFVWEGTDKRGVKMKGEQIAKSANLLRAELRRQGITPSVVKPKPKPLFGASGSKIGTKDIAFFSRQMATMMKSGVPIVGSLEIIASGHKNPRMKKMVDQIRTDIEGGSSLYEAISKHPVQFDELYRNLVKAGEGAGVLETVLETVATYKENIEALKGKIKKALFYPAMVMAVALIVSSILLVFVVPQFEDVFKGFGAELPAFTQMIVAASRFMVAYWWLVLFILVGTIGGFMFAYKRSPAMQHGMDRLILKVPIIGQIMHNSSVARFSRTLAVTFRAGVPLVEALDIVAGATGNSVYEKAVLRMRDDVAVGYPVNMAMKQTNLFPHMVIQMTAIGEEAGALDAMLFKVAEYFEQEVNNAVDALSSLLEPLIMVFIGTIVGGMVIGMYLPIFKLASVVG, encoded by the coding sequence ATGTCCGCAACGCGCAGCGCAGTCAAGAAAGAGCCGGTCGCACGCAGCACCAGTCAGCAGGTGCCCTTTGTCTGGGAAGGCACCGACAAGCGCGGCGTCAAGATGAAGGGCGAGCAGATCGCCAAAAGCGCCAACTTGCTGCGCGCCGAACTCCGCCGGCAGGGCATCACGCCTTCGGTAGTCAAGCCCAAGCCCAAGCCGCTGTTCGGGGCGAGCGGCAGCAAGATCGGCACAAAGGACATCGCCTTCTTCAGCCGCCAAATGGCGACGATGATGAAATCCGGCGTCCCCATCGTGGGTTCGCTGGAAATCATTGCCAGCGGGCATAAGAACCCGCGCATGAAGAAGATGGTGGACCAGATCCGCACCGACATCGAGGGTGGCTCGTCGCTGTATGAAGCGATCAGCAAGCATCCGGTGCAGTTCGACGAGCTCTACCGCAATCTGGTCAAGGCCGGCGAAGGTGCCGGCGTGCTCGAGACGGTGTTGGAGACGGTCGCGACCTATAAAGAGAACATCGAGGCGTTGAAGGGCAAGATCAAGAAGGCCTTGTTCTACCCGGCCATGGTGATGGCGGTCGCCTTGATCGTCAGCTCGATCCTGCTTGTCTTCGTGGTTCCGCAGTTCGAAGACGTGTTCAAGGGTTTTGGCGCGGAACTGCCGGCCTTCACCCAGATGATCGTGGCCGCCTCGCGCTTCATGGTGGCTTACTGGTGGTTGGTGCTCTTCATCCTGGTCGGCACCATCGGCGGCTTCATGTTTGCCTACAAGCGGTCGCCGGCCATGCAACATGGCATGGACCGCTTGATTCTGAAGGTACCGATCATCGGCCAAATCATGCACAACAGCTCCGTGGCCCGCTTCTCCCGGACACTGGCGGTTACCTTTCGCGCAGGCGTACCGTTGGTGGAGGCGCTGGATATCGTCGCCGGCGCCACCGGCAACAGCGTGTACGAAAAAGCCGTGCTGCGCATGCGCGACGATGTGGCGGTCGGTTATCCGGTCAATATGGCGATGAAACAGACCAATCTGTTCCCGCACATGGTGATCCAGATGACCGCGATCGGCGAGGAGGCAGGCGCGCTGGACGCGATGTTGTTCAAGGTGGCCGAGTATTTCGAGCAGGAAGTGAACAACGCGGTCGATGCACTGAGCAGCCTGCTGGAACCGTTGATCATGGTGTTCATCGGCACCATCGTCGGTGGCATGGTCATCGGCATGTACCTGCCGATCTTCAAGCTGGCCTCCGTCGTTGGATAA